The following nucleotide sequence is from Drosophila takahashii strain IR98-3 E-12201 chromosome 3L, DtakHiC1v2, whole genome shotgun sequence.
TTCTCCATTGCCATTGCTTGTgattgtatctgtgtgtgcgcTTAGAAAACAATTTGCAAATTGCTTCAAAAATCTGCCTTATGCCAAGTCGAGATCTTTGCATGAATCACTAAATGGAAATTTATCTGACTGCAgaaatggatttatttttctgccgcagtaattaaacaaaaattttgccAACTGTTAATCAGTTTAAGAAACTGGCAGCTGCtgggaatttaatttcttaaacatGGCCCATAAATTTTCCTCTGTGGCTGGGGTAACAGGAAAACGTATTGAAATCCATAAAAAGTCACCGAAGTCAAGGAAATGAAATTgggaaaaatttgtaaatattgtGTTGGAGTATGTTCacttttagatttaatttgtaattgcaTCTATGAAGCTACGGACAATATTTAATgatgttaaaaaattaatccgtttttcatcaaaaaaattattaaaaataattttttttttgaaaatacaaatttatttaaaatgtaatgatTTGAAAACCAATTCTAGCGCTGAAAAGTTACATTACAttgcatttaataattttgtttttgcaatatattattttattattttgtattcagcATAGAGTATAATTTAGTTCAACTTTCTTTCTTAAATGGTGTCCCACTTCTGCCGCAGTGTTGGCAATTTATGTGTAAAGTAAGCAAGAGGCGGTTGATTGGGGGTCTGTCCACTCGTTTGGCTCTCCTCCATTTGGCAGCAACCCCCCCACCCACCAGCACCCACCATTTTCCAACCACCCCGTTGATATCCCCACTTTTTACCCACCGCACATTGTTGCTCATGCAATTTCAATTACGTTTGCTGTCGATTTTCGAATACGTTTCGGCGTTTCAATTCGATTTGCAATCCACCCTGGCAATCAACCTTCCACTTTCATACCCGATGCCCTATCCCCATTTTCACCAACCCCTCCCACATTTTCCGCCCTCCGATCCACTTGATTTCAATTAAACTGAGTTGCTATTGGCGCTGACGCTTTTCGACGTGTCGCAAATGCAGCTTTCAGTTTtcgcttttccgcttttccccccaacactcaaaaattttttccGAAGTTTATTCGCTTGTTTTGCTACTGTCgactgctgccgctgcttctagccatttaattgtttttcttcgtttttcattttctgatTTCCTCTTTGACTTTGGCTTTGAGCTCCTCCACTTGACCACTTGCATTTTATGGCGACGCGGAAAAGCTGTTTTCCCCGCTTTGGGATGGAGTGGGGGAGCTGAGGGTCAGCCATGTTGTTGATGATGTTAACTTGGTGTTGGTTGGGTGAAACAGAAATACAgtgggaaatttttttttttaagactttaTATTTGAGagtatcaaataaaatttttttaatttttaacttaagTGATTTCTATTTTTGTGTACAGTTAAGTTGTATATATactaaaattacaaaataaatgtaagtaaCAATTTACATAGATTAATaacttaatatatataaaattatatacaaatttgtcttccattttataaatcagatttttacttaaatattttatttattcagttTTTTTCTTACTAAAATCacttattaacattttttaaaataattacactTCAAATCCTTATTATTTATCATAATAACTTCCATGATtggtataaaattaataattaactaAAACATTCCACAGTACTTGCccaatcgaaatgtaaaagaatcGCAGCCAATCGGGCGCTTTCCAATCGCCAATCGCCCGTCACAAATAAAAAGCAATGCGCTGCTTGTTTAAAACAAAGGAAATTGccattgtaaataaaataaaaaataagacaaAAACGAGCAGGGGCGAAATCAAAAGAACGCGCAAATGGAGGGAACAAGGAGGAATTGAACACCAAAGAGCCAAGAATAAAGTTTTTCAAAAGCGATAAAAACGAAATGTCgcatatttttatgacaagcAGAGGGTGAAATTGGGGGGCAAAAGTGAGGTGAGAAAGAAATTTCCCCGCACATTGgcgcaaattgaatttgtagaacagcaaacaaataaaaaacaactcGAATAAAAAGCGTTAAAGAATTCGTCGTGCGTATATTTTAGACCTTCACTTGGACATTACAAAACAGAAGTAATTTCTGGGTGTCGATTTCATCGTTGACACAATACGCTCATTCGGCTTTCATCCAAGCCATTCCTTTTGTAGACCTCGCGAATTGCAGCTAGAGTTTCCGCGCTCGGGAACTTCTGCCTTGTGTAAGTGTTAATATACTctaaagtataaataaaagatTATATAGTTTCGTCTAAGCCTAATTATAACTCACCTTTGTAAGCAACAGATTCGTTATCGTAGTAACACTTATGTAGAACTACAAAGTCCTTGTTGTCCGTACCTATAACCGAATACTCCTTCAGTAAAAAGTGTGCTAAACTCACTGGAATGCATATGTTTAACTTCGAATTTAGTGTTTGATAATAATGTACAGCATGTTTCGGATCCATATAAAACGATCTTTGTATCATTTTGCCCTCTAATGTGGTCTGCATGAGTATAAACAGAGAATAAGTAAAGTGTGCATAGGAAATGGTTTTGGTGAACAAACTGGAAAGGGAAACGTCTGGACCAACTTTCGACATATGTCTTTTTCGTTGGCAATAACTTCTGGAAGGATTATCGTGGCCAAGATCCCCAAAATCATGAAGCTGTATGACATTGTAGAattgtaatattaatatttaatatccagCACTCACCTGTACCTtcccattttaaataatgaaaCAATTCTGTATGAAGTGGTTTTTTATCAAAGAGGTAAGCGGAACATTATAATTTCAACGAAAGCAAAAGTGATATTTAACACATGATCATCAATTCGATAAGCCTCTTTACTTTAAgacatttaaaccttgaggctatattttcacaaaaattattacttggtttttattttcagcatttgcctcaaaaaaacgaatagtaaataataacatttatgtGGCACAGACATTTTCTGGGGATAGTTTAAAAAGTCAAAGGTCGGTAAATTgtatcataaaactttccgtttTCAAGAGATCCAAAAAGTCTAAAAGtaaaatccataaaaaatCATTACTTTCGCTGCACAAAATATAGTGGTTTATTTTAGGTTTTACTGACATAATTTTAACACTTGTCTTTCATGCAggccattttttttatatgcttCGGAAATTTTAGCTAAGGTAGCTGCGTTTGGGGTTTTCAGCCTTGTATAAGTGTTAACGAACTCTAAAACGATAGTAATACATGGTTTTAGCTGCCGTTAATGTAAAACAACAAATGTAATATACTAATTTACCCGCATTAGTTTTTGAAACGGGAAAGTAGTGACACTGGTAGAGAACCAAAAATTCCTTATTATCGGTGCCTATAACCGTAGAGTTCTCCAGTAGAGCGTTTGGAAAATTCGTGTGAAGGCATAAACTAAGGGGCTTTGCTTTCgcctttctattttcaaaagtaTCCAGGTAAAGCGATCGATGTATCATTCT
It contains:
- the LOC108055569 gene encoding uncharacterized protein, with product MGNFSILFLWILAAVITSETFASQPGPCRKLVQQFPSSKIKGRMIHRSLYLDTFENRKAKAKPLSLCLHTNFPNALLENSTVIGTDNKEFLVLYQCHYFPVSKTNAEFVNTYTRLKTPNAATLAKISEAYKKNGLHERQVLKLYFLDLLKTESFMIQFTDL